The following coding sequences are from one Sander lucioperca isolate FBNREF2018 chromosome 2, SLUC_FBN_1.2, whole genome shotgun sequence window:
- the gna14a gene encoding guanine nucleotide-binding protein subunit alpha-14 encodes MAGCCVSAEEKENQRINEEIEKQLRRDKKDSRRELKLLLLGTGESGKSTFIKQMRIIHGGGYTDEDKRSYAKLVYQNIFMSMQAMTRAMEALSISLADPQNQSHANLVLEVEVDKVEELDPSLVVALRSLWDDAGIQECYDRRREFQLSDSTKYYFTELDRISQPSYIPDLQDILRVRVPTTGIIEYPFDMENAIFRMVDVGGQRSERRKWIHCFENVTSIIFLVALSEYDQVLAECDNENRMEESKALFKTIITYPWFQRSSVILFLNKTDILQEKIMYSHIATYFPEFTGPEQDATAAQEFILKMYQEQNPDKDKTMYPHFTCATDTENIRFVFVAVKDTILRHNLKEFNLV; translated from the exons ATGGCTGGATGTTGTGTGTCGGCggaggagaaagagaaccaGAGGATCAACGAGGAGATCGAGAAGCAGCTGCGGAGAGACAAGAAGGACTCTCGCAGGGAGCTGAAGTTGCTGCTGTTAG GTACTGGAGAGAGTGGAAAGAGTACCTTTATCAAACAAATGAGGATTATCCATGGAGGAGGATACACAGATGAGGACAAGAGGAGCTACGCTAAACTGGTCTACCAGAACATCTTCATGTCCATGCAGGCCATGACCCGAGCCATGGAGGCTCTTAGTATATCTTTGGCTGATCCCCAGAACCAG aGCCATGCAAACTTAGTCCTGGAGGTGGAAGTGGATAAGGTGGAGGAGTTAGATCCAAGCCTCGTGGTGGCCCTCAGGAGTCTGTGGGACGACGCAGGGATACAGGAGTGCTACGACCGACGCAGGGAATTCCAGCTGTCCGACTCCACCAAATA CTATTTTACCGAACTGGATCGAATTTCACAACCCTCTTACATACCTGACCTGCAGGATATCCTCAGAGTGCGAGTGCCAACCACGGGTATCATTGAATACCCCTTTGATATGGAGAATGCCATCTTTAG GATGGTGGATGtggggggtcagaggtcagagaggAGGAAGTGGATCCACTGCTTTGAGAACGTCACCTCCATCATCTTCCTGGTGGCGCTCAGCGAGTACGACCAAGTCCTGGCTGAGTGCGACAACGAG AACCGTATGGAGGAGAGCAAGGCCCTGTTCAAAACCATCATAACCTATCCCTGGTTCCAGCGCTCCTCTGTCATACTTTTCCTCAACAAGACTGACATCCTCCAGGAGAAGATCATGTACTCTCATATAGCCACCTACTTCCCTGAATTCACAG GACCTGAGCAGGATGCGACAGCAGCTCAAGAATTCATCTTGAAAATGTATCAAGAACAAAACCCCGACAAGGACAAGACGATGTACCCTCACTTTACCTGCGccacagacacagaaaacatCCGCTTCGTCTTTGTGGCCGTCAAAGACACCATCCTCAGACACAACCTGAAGGAGTTCAATCTGGTGTAA